The following proteins come from a genomic window of Anopheles ziemanni chromosome 3, idAnoZiCoDA_A2_x.2, whole genome shotgun sequence:
- the LOC131286549 gene encoding THO complex subunit 1: MSSSNFLVLLKAFSESLKRAFKEDDIELLKAEYDAARASDNDKKTALHQAFRDMLLTKTEDIPAIERFISFAVTSCRKDMTVATMPVVLLGDIFDAVTLDRAEKIFTYVENNVAIWKEEFFFTACKHNLLRMCNDLLRRLSRSQNTVFCGRILLFLAKFFPFSERSGLNIISEFNLENITEYGMEGNEMTLEQLSAGSEVEDDAKTEDEKLKIDYNLYCKFWALQDFFRNPNQCYNKVQWKTFATHAGSVLAAFISFKLEEHRASSVSTKAPEGSAATDDRMEEDQIRESGHFFAKFLTNPKLLSLQLSDSNFRRSVLVQFLILFQYLNSTVKFKAETHILTQAQSDWLKETETVVYRLIEESPPNGKKFATTVRHMLTREELWNSWKNEGCKEFKRPEAVLEEGSSTTATTSSGSGAAPAVTASSGRPPAKRPRRPLGDLIRDATKQGKFYMGNQEITRLWNLCPDNLQACKGTDRNFLPSLESYLENPKEKQDPSFEWRALRLLARQSPHFFTLFNTPSYKVSDYLESVRKKIQKDKLDIKLENAIKEETAPQSTEQTEAEGEGLVGDEEHEQMETELLKTEQLTPEDKNTHKTLAVSKEQLSELAPSIGKDWKKLATKLGYSADEIQYFESENATVVDQCCHLLTLWFDDDMDASLDNLAYILEGLEMMPAADAVKQMIALLSDKAEDVSE; the protein is encoded by the exons ATGAGTTCATCAAATTTTCTAGTGCTATTGAAAGCATTTTCC GAATCGCTGAAGCGTGCGTTCAAAGAGGACGACATCGAATTGCTGAAGGCGGAATATGATGCCGCGCGTGCCAGCGATAACGATAAAAAGACGGCACTACATCAGGCGTTTCGAGATATGTTGCTCACGAAAACGGAGGACATCCCTGCCATCGAGCGGTTTATCAGCTTCGCCGTCACATCCTGCCGCAAGGATATGACGGTCGCGACGATGCCGGTGGTACTTCTGGGGGACATCTTCGATGCGGTAACATTAGATCGGGCCGAGAAAATCTTTACGTACGTTGAGAACAATGTGGCCATTTGGAAGGAAGAATTTTTCTTCACCGCTTGCAAACACAATCTGCTTCGTATGTGCAACGATTTGTTACGGCGGTTGTCCCGCTCGCAAAACACAGTTTTCTGTGGACGGATACTGCTGTTCTTGGCcaagtttttcccattctccGAGCGCAGCGGCTTGAACATCATATCGGAGTTTAACCTGGAGAATATCACCGAGTACGGCATGGAAGGGAATGAAATGACACTCGAACAGCTGTCTGCAGGCAGTGAGGTAGAGGACGATGCGAAGACGGAAGATGAGAAACTCAAGATTGACTACAATCTGTACTGCAAGTTTTGGGCGTTACAAGATTTTTTCCGCAACCCAAATCAGTGCTACAACAAAGTCCaatggaaaacatttgccACCCATGCCGGCAGTGTATTGGCGGCGTTCATTAGCTTCAAGCTGGAAGAGCATCGTGCATCGAGTGTTAGTACGAAGGCACCCGAAGGATCCGCCGCGACCGACGATCGTATGGAGGAGGACCAAATCCGTGAATCGGGACATTTCTTCGCTAAATTCCTTACCAATCCGAAGCTGCTTTCGTTACAGCTTTCCGATTCGAACTTCCGACGCTCAGTGTTGGTACAGTTTCTCATTCTGTTCCAGTACCTCAATTCTACGGTGAAGTTCAAGGCCGAGACGCACATCCTCACGCAAGCACAGAGCGATTGGTTGAAGGAAACCGAAACGGTAGTGTACCGGTTGATCGAGGAGTCTCCtccaaatggaaaaaagtttgCCACTACCGTGCGGCACATGCTGACACGCGAGGAACTGTGGAACAGCTGGAAGAATGAGGGTTGCAAAGAGTTCAAGCGTCCGGAAGCGGTGCTAGAAGAAGGCTCGTCTACCACAGCAACAACCAGCTCGGGTTCTGGAGCGGCCCCAGCGGTAACGGCTTCTAGTGGTCGTCCTCCGGCCAAACGACCCCGTCGACCGTTGGGAGACCTGATTCGGGACGCAACAAAACAGGGCAAGTTTTACATGGGCAACCAGGAAATAACGCGCCTGTGGAACCTTTGTCCGGACAATTTGCAGGCATGCAAGGGTACGGATAGAAATTTTCTACCATCTCTCGAGTCTTACCTAGAGaatccgaaagaaaaacaggacCCTTCGTTCGAGTGGCGCGCGCTACGTTTGCTTGCCCGTCAATCGCCTCACTTCTTCACGCTGTTCAACACACCCTCGTACAAGGTGTCCGACTACCTCGAGAGCGTTCGCAAGAAGATCCAGAAGGACAAGCTCGACATCAAACtggaaaatgcaatcaaaGAGGAAACAGCACCCCAATCCACAGAACAGACGGAAGCCGAAGGTGAGGGACTGGTTGGGGATGAGGAACACGAGCAGATGGAAACGGAACTGTTGAAGACAGAGCAGCTGACGCCGGAAGATAAAAACACCCACAAAACGCTTGCGGTGAGCAAGGAGCAGCTTTCCGAGCTGGCACCGAGCATCGGAAAGGACTGGAAGAAGCTAGCCACTAAGCTTGGGTATAGTGCCGACGAGATCCAGTACTTTGAGTCGGAAAATGCCACTGTGGTGGACCAGTGCTGCCATTTGTTGACACTCTGGTTCGACGACGACATGGATGCAAGTCTGGACAACTTGGCGTACATTCTGGAGGGTTTGGAAATGATGCCTGCAGCCGATGCGGTCAAGCAAATGATTGCACTACTTAGTGATAAGGCTGAGGATGTATCAGAGTGA